Genomic DNA from Arthrobacter sp. B1I2:
GCCGTAGATCTGCATGTTCTTCTCCGGCCCGAACGCGGCAAAGACCTCCTGGCGCTCGCCGTCGCTCAGCTTGTCCAGCGTGAGCTCGTCATGGTTCCGCACGAACATGGCCCACTGGTTGTCCGGGTGGATCGGCGGGCGGCTCTTGAGCGTCTCGGCCAGCGGCCGCGCATCCTGCCGGGCCAGGGACAAATAGATGTGCTGCATGGACAGAAAGTCGAACTGCATGTTCAGCTCGTTGCCCTCAGCGCCGCCAAAATACTCCAGCTGCTCCTTGTAGGGCAGGTTCACCTCCCCCAGGAGTACGGCGCTGCCGTTGCGCCGGGTCAGGAAACTGCGCAGTGCACTCAAATAGCCGTGGGGATTGATGTTCGCTGCCTCGTCCTTGGGCTGGCCCCGCGTCTCCAGGAAGAACGGCACGGCGTCCAGCCGGAAACCGTCCAGCCCCAGTTCCAGCCAGAGCCCCATGGCCTTGGCGATCTGGTCCCGGACCTGGGGATTGGTGACGTTGAGGTCCGGCTGGTGCTTGGCGAACATGTGCAGGTACCACTCGCCGGTGGCCTCGTCCTGGGTCCAGAGCGAGTTTTCCTCCCCGGGGAACACAACCTCGGAGGATGTGTCCGGGGGAGTGTCCTTCCGCCACACGTAAAAGTCGCGGAACGGGTTGTTGGTGGATTTCCGGGCTTCCACGAACCACGGGTGCTGGTCAGACGTGTGGTTCACCACGAAGTCCGCGATCACCCGCATGCCGCGGTCCTTGGCGGCGCGGATGAACTCCACCAGGTCACCCAGGGTGCCGAGCCGCGGGTCCACGCTGAAGAAGTCCGTGACGTCGTAACCGTCGTCCCGGTCGGGGGACGGGTAGAACGGCATCAGCCAGATGCAGGTCACGCCCAGTGCGGCGAGGTAGTCCACCCGTTGGGTGAGGCCGGCGAAGTCCCCGGTGCCGTCGCCGTCGTCGTCGAAAAACGTCTCCACGTCCAGGCAGTAGATGACGGCGTTCTTCCACCACAGGTCCGACGTCTCGGCGATCCTCATGCCGAAGCGTCCGACGCCGGGTTGGCGGCTGCCGCCGCCAGCTGCGGTTCCGTATGGGTGCGGTCAGGGGTGCCTCCGGTAGTGCGAACCTGCGGGAGCACTTCCGCGGCGAACGCGTCGATGAAGGGAGCCTGCTCCTGGCCCACAAAGTGCAGGTACAGCTCGTCGAAGCCCAGGTCCACGTATTCGGACAGCCACTCCACGTGCCGGCTAAGGCTGGCCGAAACATTCACCGTGCTGCGCACATGCTCCTCGCGCACGTGCTCGGCAACACCGTCGAAATGCCCTGCCGTGGGCAGGTCCCAAGGGATGGGCGGCGCGAACGTGTTGGTCCGCCACTGGTCCAGGGCGATGGCCGCCGCCTCCTCCTCGCTGCCGGCCCAGGACAGGTGGACCTGCAGCACCGCCTTGCCCTTGCCCCCATTGTCCCGGTAGGCGGTCAGCATGTCCCGGAGCTTCGACGCCGGCTGGTTGACGGTGACCAGACCGTCCGCCCAGGCCGCGGCCCGGCGGGCGGTCTCCACACTGATGGCAGGGGCGATGAGCGGCGGCGGGGAGTCGGGGACATCCCAGATCCGCGCCTGTTCCACGGTCACCAGGCCCCGGTGGGTGACCTCCTCGCCGCGGTGCAGCCGGCGGATCACGTCCACGCACTCCTCCAGCCGCCGCTGCCGGATGTCCTTGGGCGGCCACGCGTCCCCGGTGACATGCTCGTTCATGTTTTCACCGCTGCCCGGGGCGAACCAGAACCTGCCGGGGAACATGCCGGCCAGTGTTGCGGAAGCATGGGCGATGATGGCCGGGTGGTAGCGCTGGCCCGGTGCGGTCACCACCCCGAACCGCAGGCCCGTGGTGGCCAGGGCTGCCCCCAGCCAGGACCACGCGAAGCCGGAGTGCCCCTGCCGGGCGGACCATGGCTCGATGTGGTCCGAGCACATGGCCGCGTCAAAGCCTGCGCGCTCCGCGTGCTGGACGTCCTTGAGCAGCTGGCCGGGACTGATCTGTTCATGGGAAGCGTGAAAACCGACAGTAACCATCGTTAAGCTGTACCGTCCCCGGAGGTGCCATGTCGAGGGGTACCCCGGACAGGCCTGTTGGACAGGTGGCGGGGCATGGGCGACTTGTTCGATAAGTTTGAGGCTTGTAGTACGGGCTCTGCGGCAGTGCAGGGCACGGCGGAACCGGAAGGAAGTACCCCAAGTGGGCGGTGTGCTCATCGGACTGGCGGTGATCGGCGTCGTCATCGCCGTGGGATACATCGCGGCACGCTGCGGGCTGGGCGATGAAGCCACCATCTCGGCACTGACCCGTACCGCCTTCTTCATTACCAACCCCGTGCTGCTCTTCACCGTGGTGCTGAAATCAGACCTCTCGGTGGTCTTCTCCGCGTATGTTCCGCTTGCCATGATCACCGCGGCGGTCACCGCGCTCCTCTATGTGGCCGCCAGCCGCATCTGGTTTCGAAGGCCGCTCGCCGAGACGGCGGTCGGCGCGATGGCAGGCTCCTACGTCAACGCCAATAACATCGGCATCCCCATCACGCTCTATGCCCTGGGGGACGCCACCCCCGTGGCTCCGGTGCTGCTGGTGCAGCTGCTCCTGTTCGCCCCGCTGGTCCTGACCCTGCTGGACCTCTCCGAGGCCGGCCGGTTCTCGCCCCGGCTCATGCTGACGCAGCCCTTCCGCAACCCCATGATCATCGCCTCGCTCCTGGGCGTGGTCCTGGCTGCGTTCCGCGTGCAGCTTCCGGCGCCCGTCATGGCACCGCTGACGCTCCTGGGCGGCGCGGCCGTCCCGGTGGTGCTGCTGGCATTCGGGATGTCGCTGCGCGGAACCAGGATGCTTCGCAGCGGCGGCCACACCGCCGAAATCCTCGCTGCCACGGCACTCAAGTCCGCGGTGATGCCGGCGGTGGCGTTCGTCGTCGGGCGTTTCCTCTTTGACCTGGACCACCACATGCTCCTGGGCGTGGTGCTCATGGCGGCGCTTCCCTCAGCCCAGAACGTGTTCCTGTTTGCGAGCAAATACGGGCGGGGCGTGGCGGTGGCGCGCGAAACCATCCTGCTCTCCACGGCCGCCGCGGCGCCTGTACTGGTCCTCGTGGTCTGGCTGCTGGCCGCCTGAGCACCCCAGCGCAGCGCGCCGCCCTACCGCGCGGGGCGCCGTCCGGGCAAGAATGGGCACTATGGAACTTCCCGTGATGCCGCCCGTCCCGCCCATGCTCGCCAAGGCCGTCAGCGGCATCGGCGGCATCCCGGAAGGCGGCGGCCTCAGTTACGAGCCCAAGTGGGACGGCTTCCGGTCCATCATCTTCCGTGACGGCGATGACCTGGAGATCGGCAGCCGCAACGAGAAGCCCATGACGCGCTACTTTCCAGAGCTGGTGGCGGCTCTGAAGGAAAACCTGCCGCCACGGTGTGTGGTGGACGGCGAGATCATCCTGGTGGGAACCTCCGGGGACCGGCTCGACTTCGACGCGCTGCAGCAGCGCATCCACCCCGCCGCCAGCCGGGTGAAGCTGCTGGCCCAGCAAACGCCGGCAAGCTTTGTGGCCTTCGACCTGCTGGCGCTGGGCGGCGACGACTACACCGGCAGACCTTTTTCGGAACGGCGGGCCGCGCTGGAGAAGGCGCTCGCGGCCAGCAGCGCACCAGTCCACCTCACGGCCGCAACCACGGACAAGGACACCGCCGCCCAGTGGTTCGAGCAGTTTGAGGGGGCCGGGCTGGACGGCATCGTGGCCAAGCGGCTGGAGGGGCGGTACGAGCCGGACAAGCGGGTCATGTTCAAGGTCAAGCACGAGCGCACCGCCGATTGCGTGGTGGCCGGTTACCGTCTCCACAAGAGCGGGCCGGACGCCATCGGCTCCCTGCTGCTGGGCCTCTACAAGGACGACGGCGGCCTGGCCAGCGTGGGCGTGATCGGCGCCTTCCCCATGAAGCGCCGCAGGGAATTGTTTGAACAACTGCAGCCGCTGGTCACCGACTTTGATAACCACCCGTGGGCCTGGGCCAAGCAGGAAGAGGGTGAACGGACACCGCGGAACGCGGAAGGCAGCAGGTGGAGCGCCGGCAAGGACCTGTCCTTCGTTCCGCTCCGGCCCGACCTGGTGGTGGAGGTCCGCTATGACCACATGGAGGGCGACCGATTCCGCCACACCGCACAGTTCAACCGCTGGCGGCCGGACCGGGACCCGGAGTCCTGCACCTATGAGCAGCTGGAAGAACCGGTCAACTTCGATTTGGCATCGGTGCTGGAGACCGGCCGCGCCTAGGGTCCTGCCCCGCGGCAAAGGGTGCCAAATCAGCCCAGTTTTAACAGGGGAAAGCCCGCCATTTGGGGGAATGGCGGGCTTTCCGGTTCCAAAACCGGGCTGGAATGAACGCTTTCGGCGCCTACTTCAGGCCCAGCTGTGTGGTGGGGGTCCGGAAGGACTCCTTGGCCGTCAGAGCGGAGATGGCAGCGATGCCGCAGATCACGGCCGTGAAGATGCTGATCTGAACCCAGCCGCCGGGCTTGATGCCGCCCATGGCCGCTACGATGGCCGGCGCGAACCCTGCCATCAGGAAGCCCAGCTGTGTGCCAATGGCCAGGCCGGAGAAGCGGACCTTGGTGCTGAACATCTCGGCGTAGAAGGAAGGCCAGACGGCGTTTGAGGCTGCGTAACCGAAGGAGAAGAAGCCGATGGCGGCCAGGAACATCAGCGGCACGCTGCCGGATTCCAGGCTGAGCAGGAAGACCGGTGTGAGGATGGCGCTGGCTACGGCGCCGTAGATGAAGACCGGCTTGCGGCCAATCTTGTCGGACAGCATGCCGAACAGCGGCTGGGTGCCCAGGGCCACGAGGTTGGCGCCGACGACGAGCCACAAGGTGGTGGTGCCGTCAACACCGGCGACGGTCTTGGCGTAGCTGATGGCGAGGGTGCCGAACACGGTGGATACTGCGGCGATGAAGGCGCAGGCAATCACGCGGAGGACGTCGCGCCAGTGGCCCTTGAGAAGGTCGGCGACGGGGAGTTTGGAGATCTGGGCGGTCTTCCGGGCTTCCTCGAATGCCGGGGGCTCGTGGAGGGTGCGCCGGATAAAGAAGGCAACAATCACGACGACGGCGCTGAGCCAGAACGGGATGCGCCAGCCGATGCCGTACTTGATCTCGTCCGGCAGGGCCAGGACTGGAATGAAGACGAGGGCGGCGAGGATCTGGCCGCCCTGGGTGCCGGTGAGGGTCCAGGAGGTGAAGAAGGAGCGGCGGTTGTCCGGGGCGTGCTCCAGGGTCATGGAGGAGGCGCCGGCCTGCTCGCCCGCGGCTGAGAGGCCCTGGCACAGGCGGGCCAGCACCAGCAGCGCCGGAGCCCACCAGCCGACAGTCTTGAAGTCGGGCAGGCAGCCGATCACGAAGGTGGAGGCGCCCATGAGCAGCAGGGTGAACATCAGGACCTTCCGGCGGCCCACCCGGTCGCCGAAGTGGCCAAGGATGATGGCGCCGATGGGCCGGGCGACGTAGGCGAAGCCGAAAGTCGCGAAGGACATGATCGCGGCGTTGGTGTCTGCGTCCGGGAAGAAGACTTTGGGGAAGATCAGTGCGGCGGCGGAGCCGAAGATGAAGAAGTCATAGTATTCGACCGCGCTCCCCAGGAAGCTGGCGAGGGCGGCCTTCTTGGGCGTCCCGGCGGAGGTGAGGGCACCCGCCCCGGCGGACGGAAGTGTCTGGCTCATGGTGTTCCTTTGATGTGACGACATTGTCGCGGATGGATCTGGGGTCGCAGCCGCCGTTGCCTTGGTGCGGGCGGGGGATGCGGCTGGAGTCCGGAAGAAGACCCGGCATTTGTAGCCACATGGTGGGAGCTACTTTTGCGATACAGAAACTATGACTGTGAGGGCAGTCACCTGTCAAGAAAATAATCACCATCTAGAAATAGCTCTCACAATGTGGCAACATCGAGGCATGAGTGTGAATCAAGCCACAATGAACGAAGACGTTCAGCCCGACCCTTCGGGCCCGTCGCCGGGCGTGGGTAGCGAGCCGAACGCCGGCGGGAAGAAGGCCTCTGACCGGACCGACATGGTGGGCAAGGCGCTTGGCCTACTGGTCCTGCTCGGTGACGAGCCCCGTGGGGCAAGTGCCGCCGAGATATCGCGCCGGGCGGAACTGCCGTTCAGCACCACCTACCGGCTGCTTGGTTCGCTGACCCGCGACGGCTTTGTCGACTACGAGCCTGAAGGCCGCCGCTACCACCTGGGCCTGCGCATCTTCCAGCTGGGCCAGCGGGTCTCGAACCATCACGGCTTCGCGGGGACGGCCATGCCCGTTTTGCGCAGGGTGACTGCCGCAACCGGTGAAGCCACCATCCTCAGCGTCCGCGACGGGCATCATCATTTGACCGTCAGTAAGGTGGATGGCCCGCAGACCTTCCGGGTGACCAGCGACCCTGGCCACCTGGGCTCCCTGTCCACCACCGCCGTCGGAAAGGCCCTGGTGGCTTTCACCGAGGAGGGGGAGCGGGAAAGGCTCCTGGCGGAGTTGCCGCTCGAGCCGCTCACCGGGAAGTCCATCACGGACCGCGACGCCTTCCGGGCCGAGATCGAGCAGGTGCGCCGCCAGGGTTATGCCGTCATGGATGAGGAAAACGAGGCAGGCATGCGTGCCGTGGCCGTCCCGCTGCTCAACAGCCAGGGGTACGCGTTCGCGTCCCTGGCAACTGCCGTGCCGGTGTTCCGGCTGGGCCTGGAGGAGCTGAAGGCCCACGTTCCGCTGCTGCAGGAGGCCGCCGCGGAACTCGCCGCCAGGCTTCCCCAGCGCTAGCAGCCGGGCTTTTACTGCGCCTTATGAAGCCCTTGTGTTCGTATCTAGAACAAGAGTGCGATAAGTGAACAATTGATGTACCGTAATCCCTATCACCCTGCAGCACAGATTCGCGGCTGCCTGGTGCCGTACCAAAGGAGCTGCACGCATGAGCAATCGAACTGAGTCCTACCTGGTGGGACTGGTCGGTGACGGCGTCGCGCCATCGCTCACGCCGCCCATGCACGAACGGGAAGGCGACGTGCAGGGCCTGCGCTACCTGTACCGGCCCATCGACCTGCTCGAGCTGGGGCTGACCGCGGCATCGGTCGGCGGCATCCTGCACAGTGCCCGCACGCTGGGTTTCAACGGCCTGAACATCACCCATCCCTGCAAGCAGGTGGTCCTGGAGCACCTGGACGAAGTGAGCCCGGACGCCCGCAGGCTCGGCGCCGTCAACACAGTGGTCATCCGCGATGGCAGGTTCATCGGCCACAACACCGACTTCTCCGGCTTTGCCGCCGCCTTCGCCGCCGGCCTTCCCGGCGCGAAGCTGGACCGTGTGGTGCAGCTCGGTGCCGGCGGTGCCGGATCTGCCGTCGCCTACGCCCTGCTGACCGCCGGCGTGCGGACGCTGGACCTGGTGGACATGGACCCTGCCAGGGCCACGGCGCGGGCCGCCGAGCTGCAGGGCTTTTTCCCGGACAGCACCATCACGGCAGGCACGACGGCGGAGCTGCCGCAGCTGATGGGCCTGGCCGACGGCCTGGTGCACTGCACCCCGGTGGGCATGGCCGCCCACCCCGGCCTCCCGCTGGACCTGGACCTGCTGGAGTCCCGGCACTGGGTGGCGGACATCGTCTACCGCCCCATCGACACCGAACTGGTCCGCGGCGCCCGCGCCAAGGGCTGCCAGGTCCTGGACGGCGGCCGGATGGCCGTTGGCCAGGCCGCCGACGCCTTCCGCATCTTCACCGGCCTCGAAGCTGACCCGGACCGCATGCGCAGCCACTTCCTGGAGCTTGTGGCCTCGGAAGAGGTGGCCGCCTGATGCGCACCGGAATCGCCACCGTCTGCCTGTCCGGCACC
This window encodes:
- a CDS encoding ATP-dependent DNA ligase; its protein translation is MELPVMPPVPPMLAKAVSGIGGIPEGGGLSYEPKWDGFRSIIFRDGDDLEIGSRNEKPMTRYFPELVAALKENLPPRCVVDGEIILVGTSGDRLDFDALQQRIHPAASRVKLLAQQTPASFVAFDLLALGGDDYTGRPFSERRAALEKALAASSAPVHLTAATTDKDTAAQWFEQFEGAGLDGIVAKRLEGRYEPDKRVMFKVKHERTADCVVAGYRLHKSGPDAIGSLLLGLYKDDGGLASVGVIGAFPMKRRRELFEQLQPLVTDFDNHPWAWAKQEEGERTPRNAEGSRWSAGKDLSFVPLRPDLVVEVRYDHMEGDRFRHTAQFNRWRPDRDPESCTYEQLEEPVNFDLASVLETGRA
- a CDS encoding shikimate dehydrogenase; its protein translation is MSNRTESYLVGLVGDGVAPSLTPPMHEREGDVQGLRYLYRPIDLLELGLTAASVGGILHSARTLGFNGLNITHPCKQVVLEHLDEVSPDARRLGAVNTVVIRDGRFIGHNTDFSGFAAAFAAGLPGAKLDRVVQLGAGGAGSAVAYALLTAGVRTLDLVDMDPARATARAAELQGFFPDSTITAGTTAELPQLMGLADGLVHCTPVGMAAHPGLPLDLDLLESRHWVADIVYRPIDTELVRGARAKGCQVLDGGRMAVGQAADAFRIFTGLEADPDRMRSHFLELVASEEVAA
- a CDS encoding alpha-amylase family protein, which produces MRIAETSDLWWKNAVIYCLDVETFFDDDGDGTGDFAGLTQRVDYLAALGVTCIWLMPFYPSPDRDDGYDVTDFFSVDPRLGTLGDLVEFIRAAKDRGMRVIADFVVNHTSDQHPWFVEARKSTNNPFRDFYVWRKDTPPDTSSEVVFPGEENSLWTQDEATGEWYLHMFAKHQPDLNVTNPQVRDQIAKAMGLWLELGLDGFRLDAVPFFLETRGQPKDEAANINPHGYLSALRSFLTRRNGSAVLLGEVNLPYKEQLEYFGGAEGNELNMQFDFLSMQHIYLSLARQDARPLAETLKSRPPIHPDNQWAMFVRNHDELTLDKLSDGERQEVFAAFGPEKNMQIYGRGLRRRLPPMLDGDQERLRMVYSLMFSLPGTPVLFYGEELGMGEDLRQKSRAAVRTPMQWNSDRNGGFSNARASDLVAPLVRGEYGPDRVNAAAAKRDPGSLFNFMAMLIARYREAPELGWGEFAVIDQPEPAVFAHTCSSDGGTLVLLHNLGEDTVKVSGMVGPEDGPRQAYRDALLLDLFDGGNAPLEPDGSFSVELGRYGYRWFRVHRKGDRLAP
- a CDS encoding AEC family transporter produces the protein MGGVLIGLAVIGVVIAVGYIAARCGLGDEATISALTRTAFFITNPVLLFTVVLKSDLSVVFSAYVPLAMITAAVTALLYVAASRIWFRRPLAETAVGAMAGSYVNANNIGIPITLYALGDATPVAPVLLVQLLLFAPLVLTLLDLSEAGRFSPRLMLTQPFRNPMIIASLLGVVLAAFRVQLPAPVMAPLTLLGGAAVPVVLLAFGMSLRGTRMLRSGGHTAEILAATALKSAVMPAVAFVVGRFLFDLDHHMLLGVVLMAALPSAQNVFLFASKYGRGVAVARETILLSTAAAAPVLVLVVWLLAA
- a CDS encoding MFS transporter; amino-acid sequence: MSQTLPSAGAGALTSAGTPKKAALASFLGSAVEYYDFFIFGSAAALIFPKVFFPDADTNAAIMSFATFGFAYVARPIGAIILGHFGDRVGRRKVLMFTLLLMGASTFVIGCLPDFKTVGWWAPALLVLARLCQGLSAAGEQAGASSMTLEHAPDNRRSFFTSWTLTGTQGGQILAALVFIPVLALPDEIKYGIGWRIPFWLSAVVVIVAFFIRRTLHEPPAFEEARKTAQISKLPVADLLKGHWRDVLRVIACAFIAAVSTVFGTLAISYAKTVAGVDGTTTLWLVVGANLVALGTQPLFGMLSDKIGRKPVFIYGAVASAILTPVFLLSLESGSVPLMFLAAIGFFSFGYAASNAVWPSFYAEMFSTKVRFSGLAIGTQLGFLMAGFAPAIVAAMGGIKPGGWVQISIFTAVICGIAAISALTAKESFRTPTTQLGLK
- a CDS encoding TIGR03885 family FMN-dependent LLM class oxidoreductase encodes the protein MVTVGFHASHEQISPGQLLKDVQHAERAGFDAAMCSDHIEPWSARQGHSGFAWSWLGAALATTGLRFGVVTAPGQRYHPAIIAHASATLAGMFPGRFWFAPGSGENMNEHVTGDAWPPKDIRQRRLEECVDVIRRLHRGEEVTHRGLVTVEQARIWDVPDSPPPLIAPAISVETARRAAAWADGLVTVNQPASKLRDMLTAYRDNGGKGKAVLQVHLSWAGSEEEAAAIALDQWRTNTFAPPIPWDLPTAGHFDGVAEHVREEHVRSTVNVSASLSRHVEWLSEYVDLGFDELYLHFVGQEQAPFIDAFAAEVLPQVRTTGGTPDRTHTEPQLAAAAANPASDASA
- a CDS encoding IclR family transcriptional regulator, which codes for MVGKALGLLVLLGDEPRGASAAEISRRAELPFSTTYRLLGSLTRDGFVDYEPEGRRYHLGLRIFQLGQRVSNHHGFAGTAMPVLRRVTAATGEATILSVRDGHHHLTVSKVDGPQTFRVTSDPGHLGSLSTTAVGKALVAFTEEGERERLLAELPLEPLTGKSITDRDAFRAEIEQVRRQGYAVMDEENEAGMRAVAVPLLNSQGYAFASLATAVPVFRLGLEELKAHVPLLQEAAAELAARLPQR